A stretch of DNA from Aspergillus flavus chromosome 3, complete sequence:
GGGTTCATAATTATTCCGTGAAAGGTAGATGGTGCGACCATCAGGGCCAATCTTCTGAGGTAGAGGGTCTTTATATTCATCTTTCGCCGATTCCTCAAGGATCGATGGGTCTTCTATTTTGACCATTATATTGTCTGGTTTCAAGTCTGACTGAAGTTAGTGTCCGTTTTATTACAGATATACCTATCCAGAGACTAACCAGTATGAACGATATGACACTCAGAGTGAAGATAATCCAATCCGTGGAGAATCATTTGAAGAATGATCTTCAGTACACTAGACGGAATAACGTCCCCGATAAACCTTTCCCGGTATAGCCATAGAGGCTCACGTAAAGGTTCAAAGGCAAGTGCTAGATGCTTTCTTGAACCATATTCCACATAAAATGAATCAACAAGATGTCTGGTGAATTGCCATCCCTTATGTTAGGGGTTCTTTTTGTCGATCTGCTTTAGAAGATCAAGCTTATTTTGAGCTGCATTCTCTCGCGAATGATGGGTACTCGCGTTTATCTCGATAGCTACGTACTTATCTTGCAACCAGCGCCATCTAACTAAATCAGTGACAACCAGGTCGTATGAGCAGAGAGGCACAAACTGGTTAAGGTGTCGAGCAAGCCATATCACACAGCCAACTTTTGTTACCAGTTGATATCTGCCGTTTAAGACACTGCTTAGTTTTGCAGGGTAGAAACGGACAGGATCATAGTATGGCGTATTTTCCTCTTCGAAGCGCCGATGCGTGTCAAGCCGTGGGGCGATCATCGGTGACAATGACCAAGGTTGGTGTCGCAATTTGGGAAACGAGCCGCGTATTCGATTTAAAAACACTTCCATTCTCGGGATTGAAGAACTTGAACGGCAGGTATTTAAGTGTAAGTTTGGAGAACTAGTAGCAACAATGGAGACGTTTTTAGGAAGGGGGGACGTGCCAAGGCGCTCCCCGGCGCCTAAGCGGGACCAAGCATTGAAAGGTTGCCTTAAAACTGGACCGAGCTTGGGTTACCGATTCGCGATGAGTAAGAACAAATCCCCTATGAACGTCAAACGAGATACTAGTTTAGAAGTCTACATAActtctttttccccctcttgTTTCGCCTTCTAGAAATATTGTACAGAATAAGAAATTGCGTCAGGCACAATATGTAAAAGAATTGAATTGTTTAGTAGCTATGTAAAGCTAGATTAAACAGTCAGTGCCATAAAATAGCATCAACACCAAGAACAATAGATATCACAATGGCCGGCTGAACTGCGCCCGTGCGTCCGTATTTAACAAGAAGCACCAGTAGGAACGTTCTCGCACTTGGAGCTAGTCTTACCACCAGTGATGGAAACACCGGACCAGGTCCAGTCAGTGCAGCTGCCAGATCCACAGAGAATGTAGATGTCAGTAGCGTCGCTCTCAACGGTACCGGTAACCTTGTCGAAGGTGATATCAGAGACCTTGATACCGTTGGTAGGGGTACCAGTGGGGCTGCCGTTCTCGTAATCCTGCTCAACGATGAGTCCGTACTTGGTAATACCGGAAAGAGTGATATCCTCGAACTTGACGTTGGAGACGGTACCGGTGGCATCGTAGACGGTCTTGATACGGACACCATTCTGGGAGTTGACAACCTTGGAGTTGGAGATGGTCACGTCTTCGACGGTGTTGTCGCTACGACCACCGACCGAACCGATGGAGAGACCATGGCCACCGTCACAGTAGCCGTTGGTGAAAGTGATGTGCTGCAGGGTATTAGCAGGTGGTCGAAGAATGAAAAGTAAAGAAGGAATAAAATGTTTTTAACTGGGGTGGTGCTATCTTACCGATCCAGAGTTGATGGCGAGACAGTCATCCTGGTTGTACACGGTGGCACCGTCAATGTTGATGTAGGTGCTAGAGCCGACATCGAAGGCGTCGGTGTTGTGGCCCTCTGCGGTACCAGCGGAGTTATCGATGGTAACATCAGTGATGTTCAGGTTGTCCGACTGGATGCTGAAGCCCTGGACGGGGGTGTTGTAGATCTGGAGGCCGGTGATGGAAGAGGAGTCCAGCTTGTGGGCGTAGAAGAACTTGGGCTTTGTCTTTCCACCATTGCCACCCTTGCCATCCCACCAGCGGGATCCGTCTCCGTCAATCTTGGCACCGGATGCCTGTTGGACTTTGATGTTGGTTCCGGACACGGAGATGAGAGGACCCTCCCACTCCTTGTAGCCGAAAGTGGTCTCACCCGAGAAGATGACCTAGATATGACTTAGTATACATTAACCAAGAGGAATATGATTAGATATCTATGCATACAGTGGTGCCATCGTTGAGACCGGTCAGATCAAGGGTTTCACCAGCGGGAACCTCGATGTTGCTCAGAGTGATGGTTGAGCAAGAGGTCTTGCCCGACTTAGCGTCGGCAGCCGAGGTGAAAGTACAGGAGTCGCGGGCTTCGAGTTCTACTGGGACTGCGGCGACCAGCGCAGCGCCGACAGTAGCGGCAATGACGGAAGATTGAAGAAGCTGCATTTTTCCGAAAGAATGGATAGGGACTTGGTCAACAAGACGCCTTCAAATATGGACTGAAAGAAAGACTAAGGAATGGAGGGTTGATGGAGACGATGctgagagaaaggaagacaTCGTAGGGGTCCAAGACTCTTTTTATGTCCCCTTTCTATCTTGCAATACAACCCGGTGGAGCAGAATATCTCGTTGGCGGGAGAAAATGTCTGGGATTGAAACAGGTGGCTTGAGTCTAGGCTAAGCTTCCGGTTCGCGTAGGCAAAAAAAGCTTAGCTGCGATTTCATCCGCCAATCGGCACTGACAATTCATCTACGTTTCTCCCTCAGGTCATCTTAGCATTGATCTATGATATTTATCTCCTTTGTAGCTATCTAGACCATGTACAATTAACAGAGATGGGGATGGAACATACAGGATTCGACATTTCGGAAGGTTGAAAAGACAGCGATTGAAACAGTAATCCGGGTATGAAACGGGACAGCCTTGCCGGACCCTCTGGCGTGATCGGAAAGAGAGTCAGCAGTCTCCGCTCAATCTACGTAATCTGGCCCCAGGCAATAATATTCGACCCCTGAGCCGATCACTTCCACTTCAATTCAAGTGCCGGAAAAAACTATCCAGATACACGTTCCGAGCAGTGCCGGACTGACCCTGCAAATGCTATGCAATAAGGCTGCGTTGTGCGATTGGCGGGATTTCTTGAGATGTGTCCATATTATGGGGACTAGATCCTACATATGATACATGGATAAATTAAACTACCTAGATCAATGTCGGTTACTGACCCTACCTTCGTTGGTGTTTTGACTTGATATCGCTGCCTAACTGCACTTTCGCAGTGCTCCTGTCATCCTCCTGTCTGATTGATGGGTAGTGATCCAAGCAGCAGGGCTGACGATTCTTCAATCTTTACCTGGCCGTTGCAGTTATTAGCGTCCTAATTTACAGGAACCATGATAGATTATTGGTTCTGACCTGATTACTACTGTTTATCCCGTGGAGAAATTTCatctaatatatatcataTCAACTTAGTTGCCTAGGGCCGTGCGAACGCAAATTATGTACCCCTGATGCATATGTGCTATATCACATCGACAGTACATAGTTGTTAAGTGTGTTACTACACTTGTGACTACCTCTGTATGCCGATTATCACTTCAGATACACCAACTTGAATAGTAACACGGCCATCAGTCGGTCATACCCTCAGACGGAGCACCCATTTTGGAGTATTAGCCCGCTACCCGACACCCTTCAACCCTCAAAGATTCAATTCCAAAGGGACTATAACATATTTCACTGTATTCTGTGTCTACCACTAATGAAAAGCTACTCTGCAAAGATTCGCAATTTTCAAATAGCAGGCATGTGGGGGCCGAGGTTCCGGTAGAAAAGCTATCCACAATCTATCAGAGACTAGACCAAGATATGTGGGCCCTAGATGGTTGTGCAGGCACGCGGATGGTCGATGCGATACAACTTGAAGTCAAGCTTTGGATCTAATGTGCCCAGCAGGCAGCCCTGAACCTGAAATGAACGTTGCTTCAATAACGCCCCCTACTTTACAACAGGATCATCAGCTTTGGCTCATTACTCCGGTTGATAAACGCGGAGTAAACCTACATCAGTTGGCAATTTCCGCTCTACCCATTGATGCTAAAGTTAATTGACCAGGACGATTACCGAATGGCCTTAACTATATGAGAGTCATCTGACGCTGACCCACGGCTACACATTTAGTACATAAAAGCAGCAGACAACTATGTGAATTGTGTGTTGGTCACAGCCTAGCTATGTCTCTCTAAACAGGCAGTTCTCAAAAAGCATCGCTCATTATCACCTTGCAGCTCTTGTCGCCGTATCAAGGTAAATATTATCCAAAAGTTcaccagcttcttcttcggacaTTCGCAGCTTCAGGTATTTCTGTGGATACAAAGGGCTGTCTGGCAACCATTCATTTCTGCCATCTGGGTAAATATAGTTATGTCCTCCTTTATTTGCGTAAACAAACATGTTACTTAATCCGTCGATGGCATATAACACGGTAAGGGGATCCCATGAGCTCCGAGATATGTTGTATCCGCTGTAAGGGTCAGTTAGAAGTGATCGCATTTGTTGAACAGGAAGCTACATACGTGTACCACCGGTAAGCTGCGTTGACTGGGTCACTGACAGGGCCCTCTACGGTCAACCGCGCCCCCGAGTAGACGGTCGCCCCAAGTTCACCACCAGAGAATGTCATGGGCCCCGGCCAAGTGTTTACTACATGAGCAGTTGCAGAAGCATTGCTGCCGTAGAAATTGTACTCATATCCGCACGGGTATGCTCCGCCCATGATGACGAGTTCTTTCACTTTCGCCTTCACCAGGCCATGCCCTGAGAGCGAAGAGTATGTATCCCCGGGGGATGAAAGAAGCTCAGAGAGCTGAGAAATATTTAAGCCACTTCTTCAGGTAGCGGGCATTAGCAAAGTACTCACGTTGTCGAGGAACCCGATACTGGCAATTGTCACACTGTGATCACCCGCTTCAGATAAGAGCTTGCGATACAGCTCGACGGGATCCCACGCACTACTTACGTCTCCCCATGGCATCGATGCAGCATGTCGCCAGTTGTATGCGACTTTGCTTGCATATTCCCCAAGTTGGTATGACCAGGTGTCGAGGAAAGTATCATTGGAAAACGGTTGTTTGAGGGCAACTGGAACGTCAGAGTAGCCATAGTACCCGAGAATACTGGAGGCCGCCAAGGCACTATAACTGGACGGATAATTGATCATGACGCCTATTGGCGTGGCCATTGGATGGTCACACGCCACCAAAAGAGCGGCTGCGTCGCTGAGGAGAGAGAGTAAGCAACGGGCGGGGAATATGAAACGAAAGACCTCAACAAAGACTTACTCAACATCACTAAACAGATCCGTGTCGATAATTAGCTTCGTCGCTGGTATCGATCCAAGCGCCAAAGGGGCTACGAGTAATGCGACCGTGAATATCCAGCGTGTCCTCATTCTGACGATGATGAGTCGAGAGATGAGAAACGCACAGGTGGTGGGCAGTTCCTGACTATAGTGGACTAGATCGACTACCGTAGTAGTATACACGACGAGCCAGATATTCGGGGCCGGGGAACTCTGTGCGGCTTATATTAGAACCGTGACATATATATCAGATCTAATATCAAGTCAGTTCCTACATAAATCTTTAGGAGAATCACAGGCTACCATAGCGTAGAACGGTTGTACGACGAGCCGATAGACCAATTCTTGTCCGCGTTGGGTTTCTTATGGAAGCTCCGCTATGTTACGAACATTAAGGGACTTTAGTGTTGTCATAGTGATGATGCCTATAAAACCTAATGTTGTAGGTAAATATACACAACGTCTATGATGTCTGTCCCGCAACTTCCATGGGTGGCTGGCTACCTCGCccctttcttgtttctctttcacttcGCCCTTGTTCTCCTTTTAGTTTCTTTCCCAACCCACCCCAAGTGCCAAGCGACCAGCTCGACTGCTCCTCATCCATCCGCCATGAACCTAGCCGCGAACTGAATCACGGATCACGCTTGGCGTTTCTCAGGCAGGTGCACAACACCTCTTAAGCGGGAAATATTGACTCATTTACGTGGTGTTCTTATAGCTTGCAGACATCTACGCTCTCAAGTTTGCAGCTCAGCACATTAACCCAGGTGACAAGCTCACGTGTCGAAGCTACAGAGCCCCAATCCCTATCCCTTCAATAACTGCAGACTGTTGGGCTGTATCTCCGAACAGTTGATTACCCCTGGTCATTCTATTCAGATCCCGACCAATGGCTTTAGTTCTGGTATAAAACTTCTATGGACTTGCTTTTCTGCTGCTTCATAAACCTACTTTCCCAGACTTAAGAGTCTGTGCGTTGGCTTGCGACCCAAGCCTCGTGGGCTTTTTTCTGCCGCTCCCAGCCTTTTCTTAACTTTTTGCTTCTACTTTTGTTTATAGGTTCACCAACTGCGTCTTTCGTCGGCAtcccatcttcatcccaAGCGCTAAATTCACTGGTTCGGAACATGTCCAGGTGGCTGAGCCTTCCCTTTTCCAATCGTTCTTTGGCaagcttttcttgtttttccttctcctgctgCTTGAGTAGCATTTTGCGCGCATGTTCTTCGCGAGACTGCAATAAATCCCTAGTCACAGGCCTGACTAATGCAGGTTTATTCTCGCGATCTTCAAGATAAATACCAAGGTCAAAGAGCTCAACATCTCGTAATCGATCGCACAAGGAAAGCAATTCCTTGGATGACGTTGGTGTGTCTTCCGAGTTACTTGGAGATATCCGGGCGTGGAAATCTCTGAAAACTTGGAAGTATGGCCTGGACGCCTGAGATACTAGGCGCTCATCTACAATTGTCTCCGCGGTGATAGCTTTGAGTTGCTGATGCGTTACTTCGCCTTGTGATTTCGTGGCTTCACGCAAGGCGTCACGCATCGCTGAGAGTGGATAAAGAAATTGTTTTGCCGGTTCGGGGATGTCAGTTCCTTCCCAGCCAATTCCACAGCTCTCAGGGGACACTTTTCCATTCAGGCCGAGGATAGTTACAATTCGAGTTACCCACTGGGCTAGTTCTTGCACTTCGTTGGGTTAGCATTTTGGTCGACGTTGTTGAAAGTGGTAATCAACTCGGAGATAACGCCCATAACCTTGGGCGTATCGAAAGAGTCACAGAAATATTCGTGGACTTTTTCCTTCGCAGTGGCCAGAGCTTGTGCCAAGGATATAATGGGGTCAGATGACCCATCTGTTGCAACGCCCTGGCTAGAAGAatctttgactttgacgAAAAAGTTGTTAAGCTTATCTTACTACGCGGATGCTGTTTGAATAAGTTCGGGTGTAATCTCAACCCCATCCCGCCAACCTCCTAGGAGAAAAACAATCCGCAGGCTTCGAGGATTCCAGTCACCCTTGTCAAGGGCACTCCGAACAGTGGTAAAGTTCTTCAGTGACTTTGACATTTTTGACCCTTGTATTGACAAATGTCCCATGTGTAGAAAGTAATTCACCCattgctgcttcttctctGACCAATATGCCTCACTTTGGGCAAGTTCATTATCATGGTGGGGAAATGCAAGATCGATTCCACCAGAGTGGATATCATTTTGGCTCCCTAGTCGGCTGGAGGCCATTGCAGAACATTCAATATGCCAACCCGGTCGGCCTTGTCCCCATTGGCTCTTCCAACTAGGTTCACCTGGAAGTGATGCTTTCCAAAGGGCAAAGTCGTCAGGGGACCTTTTTTCGACAGCATGAGATAACGTCCCCTCGCCGTCTCTTTGCAAAGGTTGATTGTTTCTATTCTATGGCTCTAACCGTGCATATGGATGCCCGGCCTTCTCGAAACACTTGATATCGAAGTAAACAGAGCCATCCAGCGTCACATAGCCAAAATCATTTGCCACAATTTTCTCCACAAAATCTGCAATCTCCTGGCCGTATTCGGTGACTCTTGTTATTTCGTCTGGATCAAGCACATTGAGGTCTCTCATATCGCGCATAAAATGTTCTTCATACTTCTTCGTGAGTTTTGTGAAAATTTCATACGCATCCCCTGGCACAGTTGAACCTCTGAGCTGGTCAAGGTAAGGAAGGATGACATCCTGAGTTGCCTCATAGAAAGCTTCACTGGTAATCATCTCATTTTCAAGAGATCTGGGTTGCTCACCAGGTCCCTGACTGAACATCTCGGCTACTCGCGAAATCATTGCAGCTGCAATGGTAACAGTCCTAACATGCATCCGAACCTTTGCTTCAGCATCTCCAGGTTTCTTGTTGCCCTCTAAAGTCCCTCCCTTTAGAACCCCTCCGTATACCCTTTTTACTTCGGTTCTAAATTTCTCTGGCTCAGTctcctcatcaatcaatcgcAGGTTTTTCTTGATGTAAGCATAATATGCTAGTTGTGTGGTGTTCAGTACATCGGCGTTAACATCCGGatgtgaagaaagaaactcgGAGAATAAATGCTGTTGCCATCCTCGGACAATGATCTAAATAGAGGCCCCCAGGCAGCATATGAGTCAAACTTGCTAAACAATGAACATGTCCTACCTTATCATCCACGTCGGTAATGTTCATGACAAACTCTACATCAAATTTGAAGTAGTCTTTCAAAATGCGACGAATGATATCCGTACTGGCGTAATTTCTTGCGTGGCCAAGATGTGCATCATCGTAGACAGTAGGGCCACATGCATACCATGTTACTTTGCGGCCCTTTGGGTCCAGGGCAATAAAGGGAGTCTTGGATCGGGTCAGAGAGTTCCACACCGTCAGAGGTGAAATTATTCTCTGGATGTGCTTGTGGTTGCCTCCAGGAAGGCTGTTTGTGGGGATCCATGGCAATCCACGATAAGGAGAGTATGGAGGTTTCGAGTTGGTTGTGGTGAGAACACATATGTGGTCGGCCGTGACAACTAGGGATGCCCCGCCTCAAGGGAAATATGTACTATGCCCATTACGGAAGGGTTTTTGTCGAGGTCCACTCCACGGTGAGCGACCGTAAAACTGTAGGCATGTCAGGACTCTCACTTGAAAGTATGACGTGATCATAAATAAGTAGAGCATCAAAATACTACATAGCATTACTTCAAGAGTGGGTATATGCACCAAAGCTCATCTCATACCATTGAGGAATTTCAAGACAGTCTATATGCATGTGGGAATGTGAAAGGACATTGAGTTTCATTGATAGATTCGGAACTCCTCGAGGATGCTTGACGATCTTCGGTGTTAGGCGTCAGTTTCTGCATTAACATTCAGATCAAAGTACAAGTGGTGGAACCTCAAGTCACTCATTATGAGGCCCAATCGGGAATAACGCACTAAGCCACACCGATAAGAATGACAGTTTTGGTTCCTGTGGCTCCCCGGAGTCAGTGACGTTGAATCCCCGCGAATTGTTGCGGGCGGTGACTTTCCCGCGGTTCCAGCTATTGATGCCTTGAGCTCAGCCATCTCACTGCTTCCTTCTCTCCACAACGATTTGAACTTAGTAATAGCTTAATTTGGCTTCCTATATAACTCTTCTTTCGACGGACTGGTTATTGTTTATGAGTTGCTCGTTTGTCTCGGATTCTTAGATTGCCAGGGCTGCCTTGCCCTGCCTCCGGTCTCCCAGCACCATGTGGAACGACGAGGATAACAATCCATACGGCGCATTTGATCCCGAAGCCCGTCTCTCCGAATCCTTACATTCGGCGAACCTTTCTCCAAGTAAGGCTCACTGCTCAATTCATTGGCGCGGAGTCTAACCTTTGCAAGCTCTCTACGAACGCGAATACActcctccctccccctccagCAAGGCGTCAACCCAGGATCCGACCGACGATTACCTTTCACATCCGCAGGATTTTAGCGATGAGGAAAATGAAGGATATGACAGCCAGCCCGCCAGCCATGGCTACTACCGGAAGAGCACCTACGATAGCCGCATAGAACAAATACTTTATGAGAACCCGGAGATGCCGATCCTCATCACCGATGCCGGGAAGAACCATGAGGGTGGTGGAAGCTTTATCGTGTACACCATACGAACTGGAGTATGTTATGATGCATCTCGGAGAGCATTTACAGATTTGACTCACATATGCAGGATCTGGAAGTCCGGCGACGGTACTCTGAGTTCGCCTCTCTGCGACAGACTCTCGTCAACCTCCATCCCACACTCATCATTCCGCCCATCCCGGAGAAACATACAATGGCGGATTATGCCGCTAAGCCTACCAAGGCTAAGGAGGATACCGCAATAATTGAGCTCCGAAAGCGAATGCTGGCTGTCTTCTTGAACCGCTGTCGCCGAATGAAGGAAGTCCGTGAGGACGGCGTTTGGTGGAGATTCCTAGATCCTAATGTTAGCTGGGTATGTATTCAGCGAGCACCTGCGAGCTCGACGCTCAAATGCTGATTTATGTATAGAGTGAGGTTCTTCATTCTCACCCCGCATCTTCGGTACCCAAGAACAACTTGAAAGCACCTCCCCTAGACCCTGCCAACCCTACGGCCGCACACGCCTGGCTACCGGtaccatcttcttccgcgAAGCTCAAGGGTACTTCTGGTCCTACAGCTTCGGCTGCGCCTCCCCCAGTGGACACGCCAAGTCCCGATGTTCTAGGGCGCTTCCCTCCGGAATCCCGCAAATTGAGCGAGCAAGAGTTGGACCCGTATTTCATCAACTTCGAGGCATCTACAAGGGAGCTTGAGCTGCTACTGCAAGGGAATATTGAGAAAGTCAATCGTCGAACAGTGTCACATTTGTCTTCATTGTCAGCGGACCTCATGGAACTTGGAGCACGATACAATGGCTTCTCTCTATCCGAACAATCACCCACAGTAGCCGCAGCGATTGAGCGAATTGGCCAGGCAGCAGACACATCTTACATCGAAACTGAGGAGCTCTCCAACGCATTAAGCGCAAGCTTTGCCGAGCCTATGAGGGAAAGCGCACAGTTCGCTAGCGTTGTTCGTAGTGTTCTACGTTACCGGGTGCTGAAACGGGTGCAGGAAGAAATGACAAGGGATGAGttagcgaagaagaagaccttGCTTGATTCTCTGGAACGGAGCGAGTTGGAAGCAAAGCGTATTGAACAGTACCTGAATCGGACGTCAGCTCAAGGATCAGGGACGAGATCGCAACGCTCCTTATCTACATCTTCCGCTACCAGCGGCCCGGGAAGTCATGGAGCAGATGTGCGCCCCAGTGGTCAGGAAGACACTACCTCTATCGATTCAGACTTTCCTCCTACCCACGGCGAGTCGATCGGCTCGCAAGCGTCGTTACCCGCAGCATCTCCATCGAGAAGGCCCGAGACATCCTCCTCTCCAGCACATCGGAAGTCAGCCAGCGGGACATTCATGACGAACAAGTTGTTTGGGCGTATCAGTCACGCGGTCCACGGGTTCGTTGATGTTGACCCGGAGAGGACGCGACGAGATCAAATTggaaaaacaaaggagaGTTTGCTTCAGGTGAGTCTAGCGACACTCCATTTTTAATTTCATGATCATCCTTGCCCCCTTCCCCTATATCTATTTTGCTAATATATTATGCACAGTTGGAGCAAGCACTGGAGGTTTCGGAAAAGGACGTTAAAGACGCCAGCACGGGGGTCTTGCAGGACTTGAAGCGATTCCAGAAGGATAAGGAGGCTGATCTGCGACGTTACATGGTAAGGAGCGACAAATGCAACCCATGGTTGAGGGAAACACTAATATTGAGATATTTTCTGTAGGTCGCATATGCTCGATGCCATTTGGACTGGGCCCGGAAAAACCTGGAGACATGGACCGAGGCGAAGGATGAAGTGGACAAGATCGTCGTCCGCTAGTCCCCTTGTAGTGTGCGAGGTTATGGCTTTTATCTTTACATCGGGCCTTTTGTTCCCCCGGTAATCACACTCAGAGAGTGAGACTACCCGGCGTTGGTggatttctaattatatGTTCCATGAGCTCTACCTTGATgtatgattgattgatattgggCGCAATGATTGTCCTCTATTTTAGATCGACCGAAAATCCGTTGATCATTTTGCAGATCAGTCATCCCTCGGAGGCGATGTTGTCAAATGTAGCCTCATCGATCCACCCCCTACCGAATTACAGTAGAATTCGAAGCGATAGATGTTGtatattctattttgttgTTTCTTGCGGGCGCCATCCAACAGTAGAGTGGCAAGCCGCACATGATATACGCTACCCTATTTATTTCCATGGTTGCGTTCCGCATGGAATCTCATACATCAATTCAGGCACCCGCCCATAAAGATCTTCAGACCATTTACTAGATAAAGCTGCAGCTCTTATGTGTCCGGGAAGCAGTGCGCATCAATGGATGAGTCAAATTTTTAAAGTCCGGAGCAAGGAGACGGCTCCACTTCGTGAGGCAATTATGGGAGAAGCATCCCTTATGCGAACGTCGAAACTCTCGGTGATCACCAACGCCGACGTTACTATATTAGTAAGTGCATTGCCTTTCTGCAATCGTTTGAGTGATGTCGTAATTCCCTCTAGAGTGGTTCCAGTGCGggttttctcctttcctcccAGGGATTACGCAAGAGTTACAACCGATGAACATCTCGGTAAGAAGTCCCGTACATACACCTTCTCCCTAAACATGATACTAATCCAGGTTACCCGTGGCGATCATCCGTGTTGATCTGTCATGGACGTATGAGCGTATCCCCTGCCTATCCACGAACTCCAGGATCGACAGGGACCTGGACTTTTCCATCGGTGTCTGAATTTGGGCCTCCCTTGGAGCTATCCACTACCGGTTGCGGGTACCTTTCTGGCGCCAAGGCCCCACACCCCAGTGTTTATAGCCTGTTTGTTGTCTTGGAAGCTTCGCCAGGTTGTTTGGGAACGGAGTTACGCATTACCGATTATCCACTGAATAGTTTCCTATCGGAGTAAACTGTTGCTGATCCTGTTATTCTAGACTAGGGATGCTGCGCCCCTGGGGGCTTCCGGGCGACCCTGAGAGGCTATGTGACGCTGCTATACTTCCTGTTCTCTCGCACaaccaagaaaagaactaggagagagaaaaaaaaaataaatcaaaaaagaaattatggGGACGAGTCCCCCGGCCGCAGACGAGGAGCTTGCTGGGGGGCTCCATTTATTAGCATGCTATCTCTCGTAACCAGCCTGAACACTGCTGGACTTGATACCAAATGGTTGTCCGATCGTGGTTTTATTAATATGGTCCTCGTCGCGACattattctctcttttcacGGTCTCTTTATGCAGGAGCATACCGCGTTCTAGTCCTTCGTCTTCCCCCTACACACAAGCTACCGACCTAAAAATCCATGACCCGACTGTCATCAACGCTAATGGCGCCTACTATGCTTATGGTGTGGGAGAACACATCGTTATTCATCAAGCACCTGGCCTAGCCGGACCGTGGAAGCAGATCGGAAGTGTCCTGGACAAGGACAGCATCATCCCCAAAGGCGACCGTGCAAAACCCTGGGCACCAACAACTATCGAAGTTAAGGGTACCTTCTATTGTTATTACTCAGTCAGCAACGCCGGCTGTCGCGACAGCGCTATCGGTGTAGCTACATCACAATCACCAGGTCCAGGCGGATGGACAGATCACGGGGCTATTGTCCAATCGGGCACAGGACAGGGTTCGGACGAGCATCCATTCAATGAAGTAAATGCCATTGACCCTGCAGTTCTGGTCACTGGAGATAAAGGACATTTGGTTTTCGGCAGTTATTGGTCTGGAATATGGCAGGTCCCATTGAATGAGGACTTCAGTTCGGTCGGCAACACCACTGGACTCAATGCGCATCATCTAGCAAAGCATCCGAAGACTGA
This window harbors:
- a CDS encoding kinase-like domain-containing protein is translated as MIAPRLDTHRRFEEENTPYYDPVRFYPAKLSSVLNGRYQLVTKVGCVIWLARHLNQFVPLCSYDLVVTDLVRWRWLQDKYGWQFTRHLVDSFYVEYGSRKHLALAFEPLREPLWLYRERFIGDVIPSSVLKIILQMILHGLDYLHSECHIVHTDLKPDNIMVKIEDPSILEESAKDEYKDPLPQKIGPDGRTIYLSRNNYEPTLKTTGIITITDFALSVPGDRPNSGCKKLFKDFNESNHLAHITLLLGPPPEDIIARGRRSELFYASDGTLRNEARVPATFNFENLIKNIHGDDKTLFIRFVRRMIKWRPEERSTAKELLEDPWLYADLDDE
- a CDS encoding putative extracellular endo-polygalacturonase (Probable endopolygalacturonase B); its protein translation is MQLLQSSVIAATVGAALVAAVPVELEARDSCTFTSAADAKSGKTSCSTITLSNIEVPAGETLDLTGLNDGTTVIFSGETTFGYKEWEGPLISVSGTNIKVQQASGAKIDGDGSRWWDGKGGNGGKTKPKFFYAHKLDSSSITGLQIYNTPVQGFSIQSDNLNITDVTIDNSAGTAEGHNTDAFDVGSSTYINIDGATVYNQDDCLAINSGSHITFTNGYCDGGHGLSIGSVGGRSDNTVEDVTISNSKVVNSQNGVRIKTVYDATGTVSNVKFEDITLSGITKYGLIVEQDYENGSPTGTPTNGIKVSDITFDKVTGTVESDATDIYILCGSGSCTDWTWSGVSITGGKTSSKCENVPTGASC
- a CDS encoding inosine-uridine preferring nucleoside hydrolase-domain-containing protein, coding for MINYPSSYSALAASSILGYYGYSDVPVALKQPFSNDTFLDTWSYQLGEYASKVAYNWRHAASMPWGDVSSAWDPVELYRKLLSEAGDHSVTIASIGFLDNLSELLSSPGDTYSSLSGHGLVKAKVKELVIMGGAYPCGYEYNFYGSNASATAHVVNTWPGPMTFSGGELGATVYSGARLTVEGPVSDPVNAAYRWYTGYNISRSSWDPLTVLYAIDGLSNMFVYANKGGHNYIYPDGRNEWLPDSPLYPQKYLKLRMSEEEAGELLDNIYLDTATRAAR
- a CDS encoding Cysteinyl-tRNA synthetase; this translates as MAELKASIAGTAGKSPPATIRGDSTSLTPGSHRNQNCHSYRCGLTPFIALDPKGRKVTWYACGPTVYDDAHLGHARNYASTDIIRRILKDYFKFDVEFVMNITDVDDKLRGSTVPGDAYEIFTKLTKKYEEHFMRDMRDLNVLDPDEITRVTEYGQEIADFVEKIVANDFGYVTLDGSVYFDIKCFEKAGHPYARDGEGTLSHAVEKRSPDDFALWKASLPGEPSWKSQWGQGRPGWHIECSAMASSRLGSQNDIHSGGIDLAFPHHDNELAQSEAYWSEKKQQWVNYFLHMGHLSIQGSKMSKSLKNFTTSCGIGWEGTDIPEPAKQFLYPLSAMRDALREATKSQGEVTHQQLKAITAETIVDERLVSQASRPYFQVFRDFHARISPSNSEDTPTSSKELLSLCDRLRDVELFDLGIYLEDRENKPALVRPVTRDLLQSREEHARKMLLKQQEKEKQEKLAKERLEKGRLSHLDMFRTSEFSAWDEDGMPTKDAVGEPINKSRSKKLRKGWERQKKAHEAWVASQRTDS